Proteins found in one Acidobacteriota bacterium genomic segment:
- the rodA gene encoding rod shape-determining protein RodA: MFEQRLYRHLDWSLLAAVVTLCLMGLVMIYSTTYDPIRDRVGREFYTQLSAMGIGLAVMTCVLFIDYRTLTGYAPVVYGAVAVLLLYVLYFGVVAGGSRRWISLVAFNLQPSEFAKAGLALLLASWFGQEKLSALRLGDLAAAGGLLFLLFLLIARQPDLGSAMTLLPVLGGIAYAAGLRLKLIGYAVLLCVLLAPVAWFYGLQEYQKSRVVTFLDPSQDARGAGYQQIQARITVGSGGLAGKGFLNGTQGQYKFLPVAHNDFVYSVLAEEHGFIGVLATLGLYLFVLIRSLDAARLARDRIGAYLVVGLVSCFAFQVIYNIAMSAGLAPVKGLTLPLMSYGGSSIIATLMSFGLILNVRMRRFAN; this comes from the coding sequence ATGTTTGAGCAGCGGCTGTACCGCCATCTCGACTGGAGCCTGCTGGCCGCCGTCGTCACGCTCTGCCTGATGGGGCTCGTGATGATCTACAGCACCACGTACGACCCGATCCGGGATCGCGTGGGGCGCGAGTTCTACACGCAGTTGTCGGCGATGGGCATCGGGCTCGCCGTGATGACCTGCGTGCTCTTCATCGACTACCGCACGCTCACGGGGTACGCGCCCGTCGTCTACGGCGCCGTGGCGGTGCTGCTGCTGTACGTGCTCTACTTCGGCGTCGTGGCCGGCGGGTCGCGACGCTGGATCTCCCTCGTCGCGTTCAACCTCCAGCCGTCGGAGTTCGCCAAGGCGGGGCTGGCCCTGTTGCTGGCGTCCTGGTTCGGCCAGGAAAAGCTCTCCGCGCTGCGCCTCGGCGATCTCGCGGCGGCAGGCGGCCTTCTCTTCCTTCTCTTCCTCCTCATCGCGCGGCAACCCGACCTGGGTTCCGCGATGACGCTGCTGCCGGTCCTCGGCGGCATCGCCTATGCAGCCGGACTGCGCCTGAAACTCATCGGGTACGCGGTCCTCCTGTGTGTGCTCCTGGCGCCCGTGGCGTGGTTCTACGGGCTGCAGGAGTATCAGAAGTCGCGCGTCGTCACGTTCCTGGACCCTTCGCAGGATGCCCGCGGGGCGGGGTATCAGCAGATCCAGGCGCGCATCACCGTGGGGTCTGGCGGCCTCGCAGGCAAGGGGTTCCTCAACGGGACGCAGGGGCAGTACAAGTTCCTGCCCGTCGCCCATAACGACTTCGTCTACTCCGTGCTCGCCGAAGAGCACGGGTTCATCGGCGTGCTCGCCACGCTGGGACTGTATCTGTTCGTGCTGATCCGCTCGCTCGACGCGGCGCGGCTCGCGCGCGATCGCATCGGGGCCTACCTCGTGGTGGGCCTCGTCTCGTGTTTTGCCTTCCAGGTGATCTACAACATCGCCATGTCGGCCGGCCTGGCGCCGGTCAAGGGGCTCACTCTGCCCCTGATGAGTTATGGCGGGTCGTCGATCATCGCCACGCTCATGAGTTTCGGCCTCATCCTCAACGTGAGGATGCGGCGGTTCGCGAATTGA
- the mrdA gene encoding penicillin-binding protein 2 — MPFAEERQNLQIRLRVLQWSVAAVFLALATAFWYFQVARHQQFLEMAENNHQRALPLAAPRGVLFDRRGTVLVENRFALNISIVREQANDVTRTAQTVADLTGVPLDSITEALTRSSRLPTYRPTIVIRDATEAQVAAVAAHRLELPGVIVEKVPTRRYPPASMGAHLIGYVGEVTDAQLARPEYKDVQGGAVVGQAGVEQTYNPLLMGVDGARHVIVNSRGREIDVLGEDDAVEGRRLQLTIDAEVQRAAEEAFRHYGFRGSAIALSPSTGEVLALSSQPAYDPNLFAAGISRSAWNDLLTDPLKPLNNRAIQGRYAPGSTFKIAMAVAGLEEGVVTPETRIFCGGGASFYGRYFKCHKAGGHGSVSMREALEKSCNVYFYTLGNLLGVDRIHKWATALGLGEMSGIDLPHETQGIMPSTAWKKQRTGEKWYAGETISVAIGQGQVSVTPISLAVMMASVANGGTRVVPHLVSAVDNGKGWERLPPPEGQHDLHVSPEHIDVVREGLWRVVNGAGTGARARIVGYDVGGKTGTAQVISNQGRARARGSRDLRDHGWFVFFAPADKPTIAGVVFAEHAEHGSSAAPIAKYMMETWFARQEGRALPTLAPVPGQPAAPQAPAVATVARTATPIRTDGGAP; from the coding sequence ATGCCATTCGCCGAGGAACGCCAGAACCTGCAGATCCGTCTGCGCGTGCTCCAGTGGAGCGTCGCGGCGGTGTTCCTCGCGCTCGCGACGGCATTCTGGTACTTCCAGGTGGCCCGACATCAGCAGTTCCTCGAGATGGCGGAGAACAACCACCAGCGCGCACTGCCGCTGGCTGCGCCGCGCGGGGTGCTCTTCGACAGGCGTGGCACGGTGCTCGTCGAGAACCGCTTCGCGCTCAACATCTCGATCGTGCGCGAACAGGCCAACGACGTGACGCGTACCGCGCAGACCGTTGCGGACCTGACCGGCGTGCCGCTCGACTCCATCACCGAGGCGCTCACGCGCAGCAGTCGCCTCCCCACGTACCGGCCCACCATCGTCATTCGCGACGCCACCGAAGCGCAGGTCGCGGCGGTCGCCGCGCATCGCCTCGAACTGCCGGGCGTGATCGTCGAGAAGGTGCCGACGCGGCGCTATCCGCCGGCGTCGATGGGCGCGCATCTCATCGGCTACGTCGGTGAAGTGACCGATGCACAGCTCGCGCGACCCGAGTACAAGGACGTGCAGGGGGGCGCCGTCGTGGGACAGGCCGGCGTCGAGCAGACGTACAACCCGCTCCTCATGGGCGTCGATGGCGCGCGGCACGTGATCGTCAACAGCCGCGGGCGCGAGATCGACGTGCTCGGAGAAGACGATGCGGTCGAAGGCCGTCGCCTGCAGCTCACGATCGACGCCGAGGTGCAGCGCGCGGCGGAGGAAGCGTTCCGGCACTACGGCTTCCGCGGATCGGCCATCGCGCTGTCGCCGTCGACGGGTGAAGTGCTGGCCCTGTCGTCGCAGCCGGCCTACGACCCGAACCTGTTCGCAGCCGGCATCAGCCGCTCGGCGTGGAACGACCTGCTGACCGATCCGCTGAAGCCGCTCAACAACCGCGCGATTCAGGGGCGGTATGCCCCGGGATCGACGTTCAAGATCGCCATGGCCGTCGCGGGCCTCGAAGAAGGCGTCGTCACCCCCGAGACGCGCATCTTCTGCGGCGGCGGCGCCTCGTTCTACGGCCGCTACTTCAAGTGCCACAAGGCCGGCGGACACGGCTCGGTGTCGATGCGCGAGGCGCTGGAGAAGTCGTGCAACGTGTACTTCTACACGCTCGGCAACCTGCTGGGCGTGGATCGGATCCACAAGTGGGCCACGGCGCTCGGCCTTGGTGAGATGAGCGGCATCGACCTGCCGCACGAGACGCAGGGCATCATGCCGTCCACGGCGTGGAAGAAGCAGCGCACGGGTGAGAAGTGGTACGCGGGCGAGACGATTTCGGTGGCGATCGGCCAGGGCCAGGTGTCTGTCACGCCCATCTCGCTCGCGGTGATGATGGCGTCGGTGGCCAACGGCGGCACGCGTGTCGTGCCGCATCTGGTCAGCGCCGTGGACAACGGCAAGGGCTGGGAGCGGCTGCCGCCGCCCGAAGGGCAGCACGATCTGCATGTGTCGCCCGAGCACATCGACGTCGTGCGCGAAGGGCTGTGGCGGGTCGTCAACGGCGCCGGGACCGGCGCACGCGCGCGCATCGTGGGCTACGACGTGGGCGGCAAGACAGGTACGGCGCAGGTCATCTCGAACCAGGGTCGGGCGCGCGCGCGCGGCTCGCGCGACCTGCGCGATCACGGGTGGTTCGTCTTCTTCGCGCCGGCCGACAAGCCCACGATCGCCGGCGTCGTCTTCGCCGAACACGCCGAACACGGTTCGTCGGCCGCGCCCATCGCGAAGTACATGATGGAGACCTGGTTCGCCAGGCAGGAAGGGCGTGCGCTTCCGACGCTTGCGCCAGTGCCCGGACAGCCCGCCGCTCCTCAGGCTCCCGCTGTGGCGACAGTCGCCCGGACCGCCACACCGATCCGCACAGACGGAGGTGCCCCATGA